One region of Dehalococcoidia bacterium genomic DNA includes:
- a CDS encoding ParB/RepB/Spo0J family partition protein has protein sequence MNVPREIVYLDPHLLVPDPNVRRQEGDLRGLAATIREFGVLEPLGVRKVGDGYRLVYGNRRRAAAILAGLKEVPCIILEERAEEEYLIHQLVENMQRRQLSDMEQAEGLALIRRRMAQRDPRLSESELDERVGRLVGLSARSVQRYLQLRELPAEVRDLLQDEELSVSQAQHLRLLSQPQRQIELARVAVQYDLSAAAVRDAAEQMARRRTLSALEAISLAGRVLPLPPVDEELPADEDEGEKSVTPLPNDTVGEGVPLQGRPRFIRGLGTFDDEIERLLHAVHQGMLDRAIRRSPKALERTIDRVRALMLALEQRAALLREHSQGAA, from the coding sequence ATGAACGTGCCGCGAGAGATCGTCTATCTCGACCCGCACCTCCTTGTCCCGGACCCGAACGTCCGCCGGCAGGAGGGTGACCTGCGGGGGCTCGCCGCTACCATCCGCGAGTTCGGCGTGCTGGAGCCGCTTGGCGTTCGGAAGGTGGGAGACGGCTATCGGCTCGTCTATGGCAATCGTCGCCGCGCCGCTGCCATTCTCGCCGGGCTGAAAGAAGTGCCCTGCATCATCCTCGAGGAACGGGCTGAGGAGGAGTATCTCATTCATCAGCTCGTCGAGAATATGCAGCGGCGGCAGCTCAGCGATATGGAGCAGGCGGAAGGCCTCGCGCTGATCCGCCGGCGCATGGCGCAGCGCGATCCTCGGTTGAGCGAGAGCGAACTGGATGAGCGGGTCGGTCGGCTGGTTGGTCTCTCGGCCCGCTCAGTGCAGCGCTACTTGCAGCTGCGCGAGCTTCCCGCCGAGGTGCGCGACCTCCTCCAAGACGAGGAGCTCTCCGTCAGTCAGGCGCAGCACTTGCGGCTTCTCTCGCAGCCGCAGCGTCAGATCGAACTCGCGCGCGTCGCTGTTCAGTATGACCTCTCTGCTGCTGCTGTCCGCGACGCAGCCGAGCAGATGGCGCGCCGGCGCACCCTTAGCGCGCTCGAGGCGATCTCCCTTGCCGGTCGCGTCCTGCCCCTGCCTCCAGTCGACGAAGAGCTGCCCGCTGACGAGGATGAGGGCGAGAAGAGCGTGACCCCGCTGCCGAACGACACGGTCGGGGAAGGCGTTCCGCTTCAGGGGCGGCCGCGCTTCATTCGCGGGCTGGGCACCTTCGACGACGAGATCGAGCGCTTGCTGCACGCAGTCCACCAAGGAATGCTCGACCGCGCAATCCGCCGCAGCCCAAAGGCTCTTGAGAGAACGATCGACCGGGTACGGGCGCTCATGCTGGCGCTCGAGCAGCGGGCTGCGCTGCTGCGAGAGCATAGCCAAGGCGCAGCGTAG
- the secG gene encoding preprotein translocase subunit SecG, which translates to MTPYLQAGQIVAAIALIVVIMLQSKSMTFSGTFSNDSSIYRTRRGLDRTLFQLTIVLAIVFLLFSMLSVRFIEL; encoded by the coding sequence ATGACCCCGTACCTTCAAGCTGGTCAGATCGTCGCCGCGATCGCCTTGATCGTGGTGATCATGCTCCAATCCAAGAGCATGACCTTTTCCGGCACGTTCAGCAATGACTCCTCAATCTATCGCACGCGCCGCGGGCTCGATCGTACGCTCTTTCAACTGACGATCGTCCTCGCGATTGTTTTTCTCCTCTTCTCGATGCTGAGCGTGCGGTTCATCGAACTGTAG